From a single Diachasmimorpha longicaudata isolate KC_UGA_2023 chromosome 13, iyDiaLong2, whole genome shotgun sequence genomic region:
- the LOC135168298 gene encoding uncharacterized protein LOC135168298 isoform X1 has translation MCIYHITAPFPTHIPFPFPLTQCSQLARSVERQSASDSDDLVTFFNTSSVLLLFVFFFFIPPKFDGKVGAMGNERQCCIALLVISLLMLVNAGDMMRKSIVYDKNTPDLFYCPQHKPTGFEKMIVRAKPLSRLCQFAGGPIPEDYKSDCYNDVDETEYACKEKYRIMMRLHPPGSDTPYNGTRLSKFLDHDKKVHIKVKPQ, from the exons ATGTGTATATACCACATAACGGCACCTTTTCCCACCCATATACCTTTTCCTTTCCCCCTGACTCAATGCTCACAACTCGCGAGATCAGTCGAGCGTCAGAGTGCGTCAGATTCTGACGATCTCGTCACGTTTTTCAATACTTCAtctgtattattattatttgtattttttttctttatcccTCCAAAGTTTGACGGCAAAGTTGGTGCAATGG ggAACGAAAGGCAATGCTGTATTGCGCTGCTAGTCATT TCTCTCCTGATGCTGGTAAACGCTGGGGATATGATGCGGAAGAGTATAGTATACGATAAGAACACCCCAGACCTATTCTACTGCCCCCAGCACAAGCCAACGGGCTTCGAGAAGATGATAGTCAGAGCGAAACCCCTGTCCAGGCTCTGCCAGTTTGCGGGTGGGCCCATCCCCGAGGATTACAAAAGTGACTGTTACAATGACGTTGATGAAACCGAGTACGCTTGTAAAGAGAAGTACAGGATTATG ATGCGACTGCATCCACCTGGAAGTGACACCCCATACAACGGTACCAGGCTCTCTAAATTCTTGGACCACGATAAAAAAGTCCACATCAAAGTGAAACCACAGTGA
- the LOC135168298 gene encoding uncharacterized protein LOC135168298 isoform X2 encodes MCIYHITAPFPTHIPFPFPLTQCSQLARSVERQSASDSDDLVTFFNTSSVLLLFVFFFFIPPKFDGKVGAMGNERQCCIALLVISLLMLVNAGDMMRKSIVYDKNTPDLFYCPQHKPTGFEKMIVRAKPLSRLCQFAGGPIPEDYKSDCYNDVDETEYACKEKYRIMKRLKELEAEKAISNDDISPDF; translated from the exons ATGTGTATATACCACATAACGGCACCTTTTCCCACCCATATACCTTTTCCTTTCCCCCTGACTCAATGCTCACAACTCGCGAGATCAGTCGAGCGTCAGAGTGCGTCAGATTCTGACGATCTCGTCACGTTTTTCAATACTTCAtctgtattattattatttgtattttttttctttatcccTCCAAAGTTTGACGGCAAAGTTGGTGCAATGG ggAACGAAAGGCAATGCTGTATTGCGCTGCTAGTCATT TCTCTCCTGATGCTGGTAAACGCTGGGGATATGATGCGGAAGAGTATAGTATACGATAAGAACACCCCAGACCTATTCTACTGCCCCCAGCACAAGCCAACGGGCTTCGAGAAGATGATAGTCAGAGCGAAACCCCTGTCCAGGCTCTGCCAGTTTGCGGGTGGGCCCATCCCCGAGGATTACAAAAGTGACTGTTACAATGACGTTGATGAAACCGAGTACGCTTGTAAAGAGAAGTACAGGATTATG AAACGCTTGAAGGAATTGGAAGCTGAGAAGGCCATCTCCAACGACGATATATCGccagatttttga